The genomic segment ATAAAGAAGAAATTCTGGGCAGTCTGGTAAGAGCCGCGGAATGCTGCTATAACATGTCAAAAGCTTACGGGATACCTTTTATATCGGGAAAAGACAGTCTGCATAATGAGTATTCGGTAGGAAACAAAGAATATTCTATCCCTCCGTCACTATTGATATCAGCCGTGGGTGTAGTTCAGGATATAAGAAAAACCGTTACTATGGATTTAAAGCGGGAAGGAAATTTTATTTATGTAGTGGGAATTACAAAAAATGAACTGGGCGGTTCACAGTATTTTCGTATGAGAAAAATTAAAGGCGGTAATGTGCCGACAGTGGAAGCTGAAAAATCGCGCGATTCGATGACTTTATTGGGGGATGCAATCAGTGAAGGCCTTGTTGAGTCTTGCCACGATTGCGCTGAAGGCGGGCTTGTCGTCGCGCTTTCTGAAATGGCGTTTGCAGGAAATAAAGGGGTTGAATTTAACCTCGGCACTGTTTACGCGTCAAAAGGCATGACAGTTACAGAAATTCTTTTTTCAGAATCAAACGGCCGTTTTATTGTAGAAGTTGCCCCGGAAAACGCCGAAAAATTTGAAGTCCGCATGGAAGGGATACCTTTTTCGCGTTCAGGCGCTGTTTCTGAAAGCAAAAATGTTATTGTAAAAAACAGCGAAGGAAATAAACTGATAAAAGAAAATATTGATGATTTACGCAAAGCGTGGAAAAAAACGCTGAATTGGTAGCGTATAGCGTATAGCGGATAGCGTTTAGCGTATAGGAAAACCTAAAGCAAAAAAATGAAAACAAACAGTTTTAAAGATCTAATAGTCTGGCAAAAATCGTACGCTTTAGCTAAAGAAATTTATTTAGTTTTTGAGAAATTTCCAAAGAACGAAACTTATGGTCTTACACAGCAGATGAAAAGGGCTGTCGTATCTATACCATCAAACATAGCAGAGGGTTATGGAAGACAATATAACAAAGAATACCAACAGTTTTTGTCAATAGCCTATGGTTCGCTATGTGAACTTGAAACTCAATATTTAATGTCTGTTGATTTAAAATATATAGACAAGAGTGAAAGAATTGAAAATTTATTAAAAGAAGTTGGCGGGATGCTTTATAGAATGTTAAATCCCAAATGATGTTTTTGCTATACGTTATCCGCTAAACGCTATCCGCTAATATAATGAAACCTAAAGCAATAATTATTAGGACTGCAGGAACCAACTGTGACTGGGAGACTCAAAAAGCATTAGAGTTTTCAGGCGCTGATGCTGAACGCATTCATGTTAATCAGTTGATAAACAAAAAAATAAAGTTATTTGATTATCAGATATTAGTTATCCCCGGCGGATTTTCTTACGGGGATGACATAGCTTCCGGAAAAATTCTTGCAAATGAAATAAAGTGCAAGCTTGGAAATGAAATTAAAGCTTTCGCTTTATCGGGAAAACCAATATTGGGGATTTGTAACGGGTTTCAGATCCTTGTCAAAATGGGGCTTTTGCCTGATCCTGAAAATATTGTTCAGACGACTACTCTTACATTTAATGACTCGGATAAATTTGAATGCAGGTGGATAAATCTTAAGAAAGAAAAAACGCAGTGTATCTGGACGAAAACTTTGCCCGAAATTATTCCTTTGCCTGTTGCTCACGGCGAAGGAAAGTTTATTGCCGCTGATAAAAAGGCATTGAATGCTCTGGAAGAGAAAAATCAGATAGTTTTTAGGTATGTCAATGAAAAAGGGAATCCCGGTGGATATCCTTTTAATCCTAACGGTGCTCAAAATAATATAGCCGGAATCTGCAATATAAAGGGCAATATTTTAGGTTTAATGCCTCATCCGGAAAGATTTATTTACCGCTGGCAACACCCCACCCGCCAGATAAAAGGCGATGGAACTGAAGCCGGATGGGGACTTGAGATTTTCAAAAATGCTGTAAATTATGTAAAATAATAAAACAGTAACCAGTGACCAGATACCAGAAAACGAGAAACTGCTTTTTTGTTACTGGAAACTGGCGGTTGATATCTGGCAACTTTTGTGGAGGTAGCTCGTATGGCAAAGTGCGGGGAATGCCTATATGTAGGGGATAAAGGGAAAAATAAGGAAGGCGGCAACGCGATTGTATTTTGCCTTTTGCGCGGCACGTGGACAAAGGAAGACGGAAAATGTGAGGCATACCGCGATAATGCAAATTTAAGTATAGAAATACGCAACCAGCTGGCTTCGGAAATCCGGCAGGAACGATCTGAAAACAGGCGTCTGTCTAAAATATTTCAGAAAAACCTCAAAATAGTCATTGTGGTATTAATCCTTTCTTTCGGTTTATTTATTGCTGCAGTCAAATTTTTCGAAAAGTTCATTTTTTGATAGAAACAGGTTAAGATAAAGACAGGTTTAGATTAAGAAAACAAAATTTTCTTAATCTAAATCTCAACCTCAACCTGTCTTTTGGGAGGACACGACAGTTTATAAAATTCCTCTTAGGAGGGAGTTCAGCGAAGCGCCGACGAATGAGGGAACCTTAGGTTCCCTCTTGGGGAGTGTTTTGCGGAGCAATTCTACTCGGAGCAAAACAATCCGCCAAAGATTTAATGGCGGATAAGCCCGAGTGTTAGCGAGGGCACGACATTGTGCGGAATATTTGGAATTTACGGAAATACTGAATCTTCAAAATTAACCTATCTAGGCCTTTATGCATTGCAGCATAGAGGTCAGGAAAGCGTAGGTATCGCTTCGTCTAATGGAAAAGAAATTTATTCGGAAATTAGGATGGGGCAGGTAGCCGAAGTATTTGACATAAAAAATCTTGAAAAACTCAAAGGGCATATAGCGATAGGCCATGTCAGGTATTCAACAACCGGTGTAAGCCAGATAAAAAATGCTCAGCCGCTTGTTATAAATTATGCAAAAGGAAATCTTGCCTTAGCGCATAACGGGAACCTCACTAACGCGCTGATCTGGCGAAAAAAACTGGAAAAAGAAGGTTCTATTTTTCAGACAACATCAGACAGCGAAGTAATCCTGCATTTAATTGCAAAAGCAAACGGTTCACAGATTGAAGAAGCGGTAAAATATGCATTAAGTAAAGTCAAAGGGGCTTATTCTCTTTTAATTATGACGCCCGAAAAACTTTTTGCCATACGGGACCCTTGGGGCGTAAGGCCTCTTTGCATGGGAAAAATGGGCAGACAAACAGTTTTTGCTTCTGAATCCTGCGCTTTAGATTTAATAGGAGCAAAATATATCAGAGAAGTTGAGCCCGGTGAAATGGTTATAGTAAGTAACAAGGGCGTAAAATCAATACAATTTGAAAAAAAGAAAAAAGACGCCGCCCTTTGTATATTTGAATATATTTATTTTGCCCGACCGGACAGCATTGTTTTTGGAAAAAGCGTTAACTCAATCAGAAAAGAGTTAGGCCGCGCTCTTGCAAGGGAAAGTTTAAAAGAAATTGGCCAGGCAGATCTTGTGATACCGGTTCCTGACTCGGCAAATTCGGCAGCATTAGGGTACGCGCAGGAAGCAAATATTCCTTATGAAACCGGGCTTATCAGAAACCATTATATCGGAAGGACATTTATTGAGCCCAGCCAAAGTATCAGGGATTTCGGCGCAAAAATAAAATACAATCCGGTTAAAGATTTATTGAACGGTAAAAGGGTTATTGTGGTGGATGATTCAATTGTAAGAGGGACTACCAGCAGGAAAT from the Elusimicrobiota bacterium genome contains:
- the purF gene encoding amidophosphoribosyltransferase; its protein translation is MCGIFGIYGNTESSKLTYLGLYALQHRGQESVGIASSNGKEIYSEIRMGQVAEVFDIKNLEKLKGHIAIGHVRYSTTGVSQIKNAQPLVINYAKGNLALAHNGNLTNALIWRKKLEKEGSIFQTTSDSEVILHLIAKANGSQIEEAVKYALSKVKGAYSLLIMTPEKLFAIRDPWGVRPLCMGKMGRQTVFASESCALDLIGAKYIREVEPGEMVIVSNKGVKSIQFEKKKKDAALCIFEYIYFARPDSIVFGKSVNSIRKELGRALARESLKEIGQADLVIPVPDSANSAALGYAQEANIPYETGLIRNHYIGRTFIEPSQSIRDFGAKIKYNPVKDLLNGKRVIVVDDSIVRGTTSRKLVKMIRNAGAKKIHMVISSPPIIDSCFYGIDTPTKKELIASNHSVEYIKRYLNVDTLHYLSIDGLIKATGSPKHEFCTACFSGEYKIDNIGGC
- the purQ gene encoding phosphoribosylformylglycinamidine synthase I, coding for MKPKAIIIRTAGTNCDWETQKALEFSGADAERIHVNQLINKKIKLFDYQILVIPGGFSYGDDIASGKILANEIKCKLGNEIKAFALSGKPILGICNGFQILVKMGLLPDPENIVQTTTLTFNDSDKFECRWINLKKEKTQCIWTKTLPEIIPLPVAHGEGKFIAADKKALNALEEKNQIVFRYVNEKGNPGGYPFNPNGAQNNIAGICNIKGNILGLMPHPERFIYRWQHPTRQIKGDGTEAGWGLEIFKNAVNYVK
- a CDS encoding four helix bundle protein translates to MKTNSFKDLIVWQKSYALAKEIYLVFEKFPKNETYGLTQQMKRAVVSIPSNIAEGYGRQYNKEYQQFLSIAYGSLCELETQYLMSVDLKYIDKSERIENLLKEVGGMLYRMLNPK